The genomic segment TAATATGAGCTGAGGATGACGTTCTTCAAACCTGTTTTGGGAGCCGCTTTGTGATGTATTTTACCCTCCTCCAGATACATCGTGTAGAAACCGGGCTTCATCTCGGCCGCGAGTATATACGTGCCTTCCATCGGAAACCGAAGCTCCGTAGCACCGAAACCGCCCGGGTTGGGTTTGAGCTCCTTGGTCTGACCGGAAGGGCTGATCAGATAGAAGCTCTTCAAATATCTCTCCGAGTCAAATAGGTCATCAACGGGGAAGCGATGTCCCCATCCGAAGTAGGCGACGCTTCCTCCTCCCACCACAGGGTAATAGTCGGAAAGGTTCAGCCACATGGTATGACCGAACCCTACCGTCGGGAAGATCAGGAGAGCGGCTATTAGGATCAAAACCCTCCTT from the Candidatus Poribacteria bacterium genome contains:
- a CDS encoding DUF4198 domain-containing protein, encoding MFKRRVLILIAALLIFPTVGFGHTMWLNLSDYYPVVGGGSVAYFGWGHRFPVDDLFDSERYLKSFYLISPSGQTKELKPNPGGFGATELRFPMEGTYILAAEMKPGFYTMYLEEGKIHHKAAPKTGLKNVILSSYYEQYAKAIISVGKGPDSLSRPLGHKLEIIPLENPANLKGCGGHFMTVQVLFDGKPLKYCRVLATYNGFSTGDDFAYATTADGRGKARIRLIHWGQWMIKVNHKVPPTEELRDKCDSLSYTATLTFEVR